A region from the Desulfoglaeba alkanexedens ALDC genome encodes:
- the lon gene encoding endopeptidase La, translating to MKQAFPSELPVIALRHPVILPAMILPMFVGEDRERLAMEAARLCGGYLLLTGCWDGAAELHGKDASAAGPPPFGCVALLLRSTELEDGRLKVLVQGIAKARILEITKTEPHRRARIEPVVEEEPPVDQELVQLMEQVRHAARRLFLIRGISSGDAGAILEGVRSPGRLADLIAMNLDPEGGVCREFTAPGDPVRRLHQVHELLRRELDRMEVRVEIELEAENALRRRHKERYLREQLRAIRRELGEWNEEGDAVLLREKIDEAGMPEAARREAIRQLQRLEQMPPDAAESAVVRTYLDWLTEMPWNKVTPDRLDLKEASRVLDEDHYDMERVKERILDFLGVCKLKRSVRGPILCLVGPPGVGKTSLGRSIARAMGRRFVRMSLGGIRDEAEIRGHRRTYLGALPGRIIEGIRNAGTRNPVFMLDEIDKVGRDFRGDPAAALLEVLDPEQNRNFSDHYLNVAFDLSSVLFITTANAADSIPAALLDRLEVIHLTGYTEREKIVIAEKFLLPRQLSAHGLSREVLAVHSRTLAEIVRRYTQESGVRQLEREIASLCRKVARRMAEGASPPFRVTRRALKGYLGPPPFAESEVRKDNPPGVALGLAWTPHGGEVLTVEASVMPGKGELILTGHMGEVMKESARAALSYVRSRSESLAIPSDFYTNQDVHLHVPAGAIPKDGPSAGLAMAVALVSALSQRPVRAGVAMTGEISLLGDVLPVGGLKEKVLAALRHQIREVIVPAGNEADVRELPAYLKRRLKAIPVQHLGQVFGSVLGSTISGERGDV from the coding sequence ATGAAACAGGCCTTTCCATCGGAACTTCCCGTAATCGCGCTGCGCCATCCGGTCATTCTTCCGGCCATGATTCTCCCGATGTTTGTTGGAGAAGACCGCGAACGGCTCGCCATGGAAGCGGCACGGCTTTGCGGGGGTTATCTGCTCCTTACGGGATGTTGGGACGGAGCGGCCGAGCTCCACGGAAAGGACGCTTCGGCCGCGGGACCGCCGCCCTTCGGCTGCGTGGCGCTGCTTCTTCGGTCCACCGAACTGGAAGACGGTCGTTTGAAGGTACTGGTCCAAGGTATCGCCAAGGCGCGAATCCTCGAAATCACCAAGACCGAGCCTCACCGCAGGGCTCGCATCGAGCCGGTGGTCGAGGAAGAACCCCCGGTCGATCAAGAGTTGGTCCAGCTCATGGAGCAAGTCCGCCATGCCGCCCGAAGACTTTTTCTCATCCGAGGTATCAGTTCGGGGGATGCGGGAGCGATCCTCGAAGGCGTTCGGTCGCCCGGCAGATTAGCCGACCTCATCGCCATGAATCTCGATCCGGAAGGCGGCGTGTGCCGTGAGTTCACGGCCCCCGGTGATCCGGTTCGTCGGCTCCACCAGGTCCATGAACTCCTCCGTAGGGAACTGGATCGAATGGAAGTGAGGGTCGAAATCGAACTGGAAGCGGAAAACGCCCTGCGACGCCGCCACAAGGAGCGGTACCTCCGTGAACAGCTCCGGGCGATTCGAAGGGAATTGGGAGAGTGGAACGAAGAAGGGGATGCGGTCCTTCTGCGTGAAAAGATCGATGAGGCGGGCATGCCTGAAGCCGCCCGCCGGGAAGCAATCCGACAGCTCCAGCGCTTGGAACAGATGCCGCCGGATGCAGCGGAAAGCGCTGTGGTTCGCACCTACCTGGACTGGCTTACGGAAATGCCCTGGAACAAGGTCACGCCGGATCGGCTGGACTTGAAGGAGGCATCCAGGGTCTTGGACGAAGATCATTACGACATGGAGCGGGTCAAGGAACGGATTCTGGATTTCCTGGGAGTCTGCAAGTTGAAGCGTTCGGTGCGCGGGCCCATCCTCTGTCTTGTGGGGCCGCCCGGGGTGGGGAAAACATCGCTGGGCCGTTCCATTGCGCGGGCCATGGGTCGCCGGTTCGTTCGGATGTCGCTGGGCGGCATCCGCGACGAAGCGGAAATCCGAGGTCATCGGCGGACCTATCTCGGCGCGCTTCCAGGCCGGATCATTGAAGGCATCAGGAACGCGGGCACGCGGAACCCCGTATTCATGCTGGATGAAATCGACAAGGTGGGGCGGGACTTCCGGGGGGATCCGGCGGCGGCGCTTCTCGAGGTCTTGGACCCGGAGCAGAACCGGAATTTTTCAGACCATTATCTCAATGTGGCCTTCGACCTCTCCTCGGTGCTGTTCATCACCACGGCCAATGCCGCCGATTCCATACCGGCGGCGCTTCTGGACCGCTTGGAAGTGATTCATCTGACCGGGTACACGGAACGGGAAAAAATCGTCATTGCGGAAAAGTTTCTGTTGCCTCGGCAGTTGTCGGCACACGGTCTTTCTCGGGAGGTCCTGGCGGTGCATTCCCGTACCCTGGCCGAAATCGTCCGGCGTTATACCCAGGAATCGGGCGTGCGGCAGCTGGAGCGGGAGATCGCGTCGCTTTGCCGCAAGGTAGCCCGGCGAATGGCCGAGGGGGCTTCGCCGCCCTTTCGGGTCACGCGACGGGCGCTCAAGGGATACCTCGGCCCGCCACCGTTTGCCGAAAGCGAAGTCAGAAAAGACAACCCCCCCGGGGTGGCTTTGGGACTGGCTTGGACACCCCATGGCGGCGAAGTGCTCACCGTGGAAGCGTCGGTCATGCCGGGAAAGGGTGAGCTGATCCTCACCGGCCATATGGGGGAAGTGATGAAGGAATCGGCTCGGGCGGCGCTCAGCTATGTTCGATCTCGGTCCGAATCCTTGGCCATTCCCAGCGATTTTTATACGAATCAGGACGTTCACCTTCACGTACCGGCGGGAGCGATTCCCAAAGACGGTCCGTCGGCGGGGCTCGCCATGGCGGTGGCTCTGGTTTCCGCACTTTCCCAAAGGCCGGTTCGAGCGGGGGTGGCCATGACCGGTGAAATCTCGCTTCTGGGTGACGTTCTTCCGGTGGGGGGGCTCAAGGAAAAGGTGCTGGCGGCGCTTCGCCACCAAATCCGGGAAGTGATCGTTCCGGCCGGAAACGAAGCGGATGTGCGCGAACTGCCCGCTTATTTGAAACGGCGTTTGAAGGCGATTCCGGTACAGCATCTGGGTCAGGTGTTTGGGTCGGTTCTGGGGAGCACAATCAGCGGCGAGAGGGGCGACGTTTGA
- the gltA gene encoding NADPH-dependent glutamate synthase — MDEKSAKKEKIPRQPMPEQKPEVRKRNFEEVPLGYDEETAIREAQRCLQCKSPACVQGCPVSVDIPGFIKLIREREFTKAIRHIWERNSLPAVCGRVCPQEIQCEGMCILGKKDRPVAIGNLERFVADREREHGTGDLPPKQHPTGKRVAVVGSGPSGLTVAGDLILKGHDVTIFEAFHKPGGVLVYGIPEFRLPKEIVYSEVNFLERLGVRLECNVVVGRTVSLDELFEEGYDAIYIGVGAGLPRFLNIPGENLIGVYSANEYLTRANLMKAYLFPKYDTPIVRGRNVAVFGAGNVAMDAARTAMRLGAERVRIVYRRSRDEMPARAAEIHHAEEEGIEFHLLTAPKRFIGNESGRVTGVECLRMELGKPDESGRRRPVPVEGSEFELDCDLAVIAVGAAANPLLTQSTEGLEINERGYIVADPETGKTTKRGVWAGGDIVTGQATVILAMGAGRKASDSIHKYLTWGW; from the coding sequence ATGGACGAGAAGAGCGCCAAGAAGGAGAAGATCCCCAGGCAGCCCATGCCTGAACAAAAACCCGAGGTGAGAAAGAGAAACTTTGAAGAGGTACCCTTGGGATATGACGAAGAAACTGCGATCAGAGAGGCCCAAAGGTGTCTCCAGTGCAAGAGTCCTGCTTGTGTGCAAGGTTGCCCGGTCTCTGTGGATATTCCGGGGTTCATAAAGCTGATACGGGAGCGCGAGTTTACCAAGGCTATCAGGCATATTTGGGAGAGAAACAGCCTGCCGGCGGTGTGTGGGAGGGTGTGCCCTCAGGAGATTCAGTGCGAAGGCATGTGCATTTTGGGCAAGAAGGATCGACCTGTGGCCATCGGCAACTTGGAGCGGTTCGTGGCTGACCGGGAGCGGGAGCATGGAACAGGTGATCTTCCGCCGAAGCAGCATCCCACAGGGAAGCGGGTGGCGGTGGTGGGATCCGGTCCCTCTGGTCTGACAGTCGCCGGGGACCTGATTCTCAAAGGCCATGACGTGACCATATTCGAGGCCTTTCACAAGCCGGGCGGGGTGCTGGTTTACGGCATCCCGGAGTTCCGGCTGCCCAAGGAAATAGTCTACTCCGAGGTGAATTTTCTGGAAAGGCTTGGTGTGCGGTTGGAATGCAACGTGGTTGTAGGGCGCACCGTGAGCCTGGACGAGCTGTTTGAGGAGGGCTATGACGCGATCTATATCGGCGTGGGGGCGGGTCTACCTCGCTTCCTCAACATTCCAGGGGAAAACCTTATAGGCGTCTATTCTGCCAACGAATACCTCACCCGAGCCAACCTGATGAAGGCTTATCTGTTTCCGAAGTATGATACCCCGATTGTAAGAGGCCGGAATGTGGCTGTATTCGGCGCCGGGAACGTGGCCATGGATGCGGCGAGGACGGCGATGCGTCTGGGCGCGGAGCGGGTGAGAATAGTCTACCGGCGCTCGCGCGATGAGATGCCCGCCCGCGCGGCCGAGATCCACCATGCCGAAGAGGAAGGGATCGAGTTCCATCTGTTGACCGCGCCTAAACGCTTTATCGGCAACGAGAGCGGCAGGGTGACCGGGGTGGAATGTCTCCGGATGGAGCTGGGCAAACCGGATGAGTCGGGTAGGCGGCGGCCGGTGCCGGTTGAAGGGTCCGAATTCGAGCTGGATTGTGATCTCGCGGTCATCGCGGTGGGAGCTGCGGCAAACCCCCTGCTGACCCAGTCCACTGAAGGACTGGAGATCAATGAGCGCGGTTATATTGTAGCTGATCCCGAGACAGGCAAGACCACAAAGCGAGGTGTATGGGCCGGGGGAGATATAGTGACCGGCCAGGCTACAGTGATCCTGGCCATGGGTGCGGGGCGCAAGGCATCGGACTCCATTCACAAGTATCTGACATGGGGCTGGTGA
- a CDS encoding sulfide/dihydroorotate dehydrogenase-like FAD/NAD-binding protein — translation MFEILKRHEMADGTVVMNEISAPKIAAKARPGQFVILKANETGERIPLTMADTDPKKGTITVIYQVVGKSTALFRGMQVGEKYQDVIGPLGQPTHLEKLGKVACVGGGTGIAVLHPITRALKEIGNYVYAVIGARTKDLLILEDKMKAASHELEVCTDDGTYGHHGFVTDVLRDLLERENIKLVVGIGPVPMMKFLCKLTAEYGVKTLVSLNPIMVDGTGMCGCCRVTVGGKTRFACVDGPEFDGHAVDFDELAKRLDAYKEEERMAYEKFMKERQAG, via the coding sequence ATGTTCGAGATTCTAAAACGCCACGAAATGGCAGATGGTACAGTGGTCATGAACGAGATCAGCGCTCCCAAGATAGCAGCAAAGGCCAGACCTGGTCAGTTCGTGATCCTGAAGGCCAACGAGACTGGGGAGCGGATCCCCCTTACCATGGCGGACACTGACCCCAAGAAGGGCACGATCACCGTCATCTACCAGGTGGTTGGGAAGTCAACCGCGCTTTTCAGGGGCATGCAGGTAGGGGAAAAGTATCAGGATGTGATCGGCCCACTGGGACAGCCTACTCACTTGGAAAAGCTGGGCAAGGTGGCTTGCGTGGGAGGAGGCACCGGCATAGCCGTTCTCCATCCAATTACCAGGGCACTGAAGGAGATAGGCAACTACGTGTATGCCGTCATAGGGGCGCGCACCAAGGATCTTCTTATACTTGAAGACAAGATGAAGGCTGCCAGTCACGAGCTCGAGGTGTGCACGGATGACGGGACATACGGCCACCACGGGTTTGTCACCGACGTGCTCAGGGATCTCCTGGAAAGGGAGAACATCAAGCTGGTGGTGGGGATAGGCCCTGTACCCATGATGAAATTCTTATGCAAGCTCACCGCAGAGTACGGAGTCAAGACCTTGGTCAGCCTGAATCCCATAATGGTGGACGGGACAGGCATGTGCGGGTGCTGCCGGGTGACCGTTGGCGGCAAGACCAGGTTCGCCTGTGTGGATGGACCGGAGTTCGACGGTCATGCGGTGGATTTTGACGAGCTGGCCAAGAGGCTGGACGCTTACAAGGAAGAAGAAAGAATGGCTTATGAAAAGTTTATGAAGGAGCGCCAAGCCGGCTAA
- a CDS encoding exonuclease SbcCD subunit D, whose protein sequence is MRFLHTADWHLGRIFHGTHLTEDQAVVLDQLVQLAKESRLDALLVSGDIFDRAVPPPDAVSLLDDVLSRLVLDVRVPVILIAGNHDSPDRLHFGSRLLAGQGLHVTGRVDATVPVLTLGDSEGPVDFFPIPFAEPGVVRDRIGEPGIQDHGSAMQCLVERFRSKAPTHRRSVAVAHTFIAGSESSESERPLSVGGIDTVDASVFAGFHYVALGHLHRPQGRPESPLQYAGSLLKYSFSEADQPKSVNIVEMDARGTCRVERIPLIPARDVRRLEGTFDEFLRTGPNLSFRKDYLQVTLLDREPILDAMGRLRNVFPNLLHIERPHLNPQGDPAGPGKDHRTLNDSDLFATFFSQVTGEPLSEAEAVAFQEVVEQIEMEEREAH, encoded by the coding sequence ATGCGTTTCCTCCATACCGCGGACTGGCATCTGGGCCGTATTTTTCATGGAACCCATCTCACCGAAGACCAGGCTGTGGTCCTGGATCAACTGGTACAGCTGGCCAAGGAAAGCCGCTTGGATGCCCTTCTGGTTTCAGGCGATATCTTCGATCGAGCCGTGCCGCCTCCCGATGCGGTGAGCCTCCTGGACGACGTCCTCTCCCGCCTGGTGCTCGACGTCCGGGTTCCCGTGATCCTCATAGCGGGAAATCACGACAGCCCGGACCGCCTGCACTTCGGTTCCCGACTCCTGGCCGGCCAAGGGTTGCATGTCACGGGACGCGTGGACGCAACCGTTCCCGTGCTGACCCTGGGAGACTCCGAAGGTCCGGTGGACTTTTTTCCCATTCCCTTCGCCGAGCCGGGCGTCGTCCGGGATCGCATCGGAGAACCGGGCATCCAGGACCACGGCTCCGCCATGCAATGCCTGGTGGAGCGTTTTCGATCGAAGGCACCGACTCACCGCCGATCGGTGGCGGTGGCTCACACCTTCATCGCAGGCAGTGAATCCAGCGAGTCGGAACGACCGCTTTCCGTCGGCGGCATCGACACGGTGGACGCTTCCGTGTTCGCCGGTTTCCACTACGTGGCCCTGGGGCACCTCCACCGGCCCCAGGGCCGGCCAGAATCCCCTCTCCAGTATGCCGGCTCCCTTCTCAAGTATTCCTTCTCCGAGGCCGACCAGCCCAAATCGGTGAACATCGTGGAAATGGATGCCCGCGGCACCTGCCGCGTGGAACGGATCCCGCTCATCCCGGCGCGCGACGTAAGACGCCTGGAAGGAACCTTCGACGAATTCCTTCGCACGGGCCCGAACCTTTCTTTTCGAAAAGACTACCTCCAGGTGACCTTGCTCGACCGGGAACCCATCCTGGATGCCATGGGCCGGCTCCGGAACGTCTTCCCCAACCTGCTGCACATCGAGCGCCCGCATCTGAATCCGCAAGGGGACCCGGCCGGGCCTGGAAAAGATCACCGAACCCTGAACGATTCCGACCTGTTCGCCACTTTTTTTTCGCAGGTGACCGGTGAACCGCTTTCCGAAGCAGAGGCGGTCGCATTCCAAGAAGTCGTCGAACAAATCGAGATGGAAGAAAGGGAGGCGCATTGA
- a CDS encoding AAA family ATPase yields the protein MRPLRLRLSAFGPYAEEQILDFASLHGRPLFLIHGPTGAGKTALLDAICFALYGETSGGERDGRGMRSDHAGLETPTEVSLDFALGSERYRVTRRPEQDRPRSRGTGVTRSRAAAELRRLSGAASESEGIAVASQWRGVTEAVENLLGFRSDQFRQVVMLPQGQFRRFLLADSRERQHILEVLFRTERYRRIEEALKAAAGTVEDSVRRLSDKITVLLQQAEADSAESLLEKRRGLSKEINDLDGRIRGLREDESKARQVLEQARQAHRAFQELHEAEAALSKLTSEQPAINELENQLTRARKAALLRPVFENKESRRREWEDAQKRAAAALKALETAESQWVQAEESWKRERSREEERQKLRETFSRLQGMADEVAQLEDARNTLERYRRHAAECQKMWEAAQKDLEDNREAIRRHASEVEKHQKAAALFELRQVNVKRFEERHLQSRRLESLQKDHDALLKVLERAENERSDLERRFSKAREALEMMERRWIQGQAAFLAAGLVPGKPCPVCGSAEHPAPARTDETLPSQAALDRARKDLKRLEAQCETARTETERLRERMGELRAARDAVAAFFEGESERSPAQIEALLEDARRELQQSQRARESMARLSQAAEKLERKERELTETLSTRHEAFLDAVGRFKEQEGMIRERELRIPEHHRRLDALKDSLRNTERQLRSLEAALEAAQKAKEDASGALSARKEGLAAAREEEKAASERFEAARKAFLSRVEQSGFPDEEAFLSAHLEEKAIEQLFERIQDHSRRLEAAQDRANRARKAAPKEAPPDLVPLERNLEGLVARIDEAMGLRGMLNARAQQMDHQIHELHGAQKEYQSAEARYRVIGRISEVAAGRNPHGITFHRFVLAALLDDVLTAASQRLRVMSRGRFDLVRARQRADQRTAAGLDLLIFDAYTGTHRPVNTLSGGESFLASLALALGLADVVQAYAGGVRLETIFVDEGFGSLDPESLDLAFQTLLDLHLGGRMVGLISHVPELRERIDVRIEVQPGIKGSHAKVVV from the coding sequence ATGCGGCCTCTTCGCTTGCGCCTGAGCGCCTTCGGCCCCTACGCCGAAGAACAGATCCTCGATTTTGCATCCCTCCACGGCCGCCCCCTCTTTCTCATCCACGGGCCCACAGGGGCCGGAAAGACTGCCTTACTCGACGCCATCTGCTTCGCCCTTTACGGTGAAACTTCCGGCGGCGAAAGAGACGGGCGCGGGATGCGAAGCGACCACGCAGGTCTCGAGACGCCCACCGAGGTGTCCCTGGACTTTGCACTCGGAAGCGAACGCTACCGCGTCACCCGCCGCCCGGAACAGGACCGCCCTCGGAGCAGGGGAACCGGGGTCACCCGGAGTCGCGCTGCGGCTGAACTGCGACGCCTTTCGGGCGCGGCATCCGAATCGGAAGGGATCGCCGTTGCGTCCCAGTGGCGCGGCGTGACCGAAGCCGTGGAAAACCTTCTCGGCTTTCGAAGCGACCAGTTCCGCCAGGTGGTGATGCTCCCCCAAGGTCAGTTCCGCCGGTTCCTTCTGGCCGATTCCCGGGAACGCCAGCATATTCTGGAAGTCCTCTTCCGCACGGAACGATACCGCCGCATCGAAGAAGCCCTCAAGGCCGCCGCCGGAACGGTCGAAGACTCTGTCCGGCGCCTCTCGGACAAGATCACCGTGCTGCTGCAACAGGCCGAAGCCGACTCGGCTGAATCGCTCCTGGAGAAGCGCCGGGGCCTATCCAAGGAGATCAACGACCTCGACGGCCGAATCCGGGGACTCCGAGAAGACGAATCCAAGGCCCGGCAGGTGCTGGAACAGGCTCGGCAAGCCCATCGAGCCTTCCAGGAACTTCACGAAGCGGAAGCCGCACTTTCCAAACTGACGTCTGAGCAACCTGCGATCAATGAGCTGGAAAACCAGCTGACCCGGGCCCGGAAAGCGGCGCTGCTTCGCCCGGTCTTCGAGAACAAGGAAAGCCGGCGCCGGGAATGGGAGGACGCCCAAAAGCGCGCAGCCGCAGCCCTCAAAGCCCTGGAAACGGCCGAATCACAATGGGTTCAGGCCGAGGAATCCTGGAAGCGGGAACGAAGCCGGGAAGAGGAACGGCAAAAACTTCGGGAAACCTTTTCGAGACTTCAGGGCATGGCCGACGAGGTGGCGCAGCTGGAAGATGCCCGGAACACCCTCGAGCGCTACCGCCGCCATGCCGCGGAATGCCAAAAGATGTGGGAGGCCGCCCAAAAGGACCTGGAAGACAACCGCGAAGCCATTCGAAGACATGCTTCCGAAGTGGAAAAACACCAGAAAGCGGCCGCCCTCTTCGAACTTCGGCAAGTAAACGTTAAGCGGTTCGAAGAACGCCACCTCCAGTCGCGACGCCTGGAATCCCTGCAAAAAGATCATGACGCCCTGCTGAAGGTCCTCGAAAGGGCCGAAAACGAACGATCCGACCTGGAGCGCAGGTTTTCGAAGGCTCGAGAGGCGTTGGAAATGATGGAACGGCGCTGGATCCAAGGGCAGGCGGCCTTTCTCGCGGCGGGGCTCGTTCCCGGAAAACCATGCCCGGTCTGCGGATCCGCAGAGCATCCAGCCCCGGCCCGAACGGATGAAACGCTTCCTTCTCAGGCCGCCCTGGATCGCGCGAGAAAGGACCTGAAGCGCTTGGAAGCTCAGTGTGAAACCGCGCGTACCGAAACGGAGCGCCTTCGCGAGCGCATGGGGGAACTTCGGGCCGCGCGGGACGCCGTGGCCGCCTTTTTCGAAGGGGAATCCGAAAGAAGCCCCGCGCAAATCGAGGCGCTCCTCGAAGACGCCCGAAGGGAACTCCAGCAAAGTCAAAGGGCCAGGGAATCCATGGCCCGCCTTTCCCAGGCCGCCGAAAAACTCGAACGCAAAGAACGAGAACTCACAGAAACACTGAGTACGAGGCACGAGGCATTTCTGGATGCGGTCGGGCGGTTCAAGGAGCAGGAAGGGATGATCCGGGAACGCGAACTTCGAATCCCCGAACACCACCGCAGACTCGACGCATTGAAAGACTCCCTCCGCAACACGGAACGTCAACTGCGCTCCCTGGAAGCAGCGCTTGAAGCGGCGCAAAAAGCCAAAGAAGACGCCTCCGGTGCCCTTTCCGCCCGTAAGGAAGGACTGGCCGCCGCCCGGGAAGAGGAAAAGGCGGCCAGCGAAAGGTTCGAGGCGGCCCGAAAGGCATTTTTAAGCCGCGTTGAGCAGTCGGGATTTCCCGATGAAGAAGCGTTTCTTTCCGCACACCTCGAAGAAAAGGCTATAGAGCAACTTTTCGAGAGGATTCAAGATCATAGCAGGCGATTGGAAGCGGCGCAGGATCGCGCAAACCGTGCGCGGAAAGCCGCCCCGAAAGAAGCCCCTCCAGATCTGGTCCCTTTGGAAAGAAACCTGGAGGGCCTCGTCGCCAGGATCGACGAAGCCATGGGGCTGCGCGGGATGCTCAACGCCCGAGCCCAACAGATGGACCATCAGATTCACGAACTGCATGGCGCCCAAAAAGAATACCAATCGGCGGAGGCGCGCTACCGCGTGATCGGCCGGATCAGCGAAGTGGCCGCCGGCCGGAATCCTCACGGCATCACCTTTCATCGATTCGTCCTGGCCGCCCTCCTGGACGATGTGCTCACCGCGGCGTCTCAACGCCTCCGCGTCATGAGCCGCGGCCGGTTCGACCTGGTACGGGCCCGGCAGCGAGCCGATCAACGGACGGCCGCCGGTTTGGATCTACTCATCTTCGACGCTTACACGGGCACGCACCGCCCCGTGAACACACTCTCAGGCGGAGAAAGCTTCCTCGCATCCCTCGCCCTGGCCCTGGGTCTTGCGGACGTGGTTCAAGCCTATGCGGGAGGCGTTCGACTGGAAACCATTTTCGTGGACGAAGGCTTCGGGAGTCTCGATCCCGAATCTCTGGACCTGGCCTTCCAGACGCTTCTCGACCTCCATCTGGGCGGGCGCATGGTGGGCCTCATCTCCCATGTACCAGAGCTCAGAGAACGAATCGACGTCCGGATCGAAGTTCAGCCCGGCATCAAGGGGAGTCATGCAAAGGTCGTCGTTTGA
- the larB gene encoding nickel pincer cofactor biosynthesis protein LarB: MEKLKILLESYRAGDRTLEDVLRFLKKLPYEDLSFARIDHHRHLRRGFPEVVFGEGKSAEQIARILEAMLPWDDPVLVTRVDPQKARKVIEWHAGLTYEASARALFFQPKPRPLEDSNESPRGIVQVLCAGSSDIHVAEEAALTAQLMGSQVQRFYDVGVAGLHRLLHLWDELQNGAVYVVVAGMEGALPSVVAGLVARPVIAVPTSVGYGASFGGLSALLGMLNSCAPGVAVVNIDNGFGAGYLAAMIAES; this comes from the coding sequence ATGGAAAAACTGAAAATACTTCTTGAGTCTTATCGCGCGGGGGATCGGACTCTGGAAGACGTGCTGCGGTTCTTGAAGAAGCTCCCCTATGAAGATCTCTCCTTTGCACGGATCGATCACCACCGGCACCTGCGCCGCGGTTTTCCGGAAGTCGTCTTCGGAGAAGGCAAATCGGCCGAACAGATTGCTCGGATTCTGGAAGCCATGCTCCCGTGGGACGACCCGGTCCTGGTGACCCGCGTGGATCCACAAAAGGCTCGAAAGGTGATCGAATGGCATGCCGGGCTGACCTACGAGGCCTCGGCGAGGGCTCTTTTCTTCCAGCCGAAGCCCCGGCCCTTGGAAGACTCGAATGAATCGCCCCGGGGCATCGTCCAGGTGCTTTGTGCGGGATCTTCCGACATTCACGTCGCCGAAGAAGCGGCCCTCACCGCACAACTTATGGGATCCCAGGTGCAGAGGTTCTACGATGTGGGCGTGGCTGGACTTCACCGGCTCCTCCACCTGTGGGACGAATTGCAAAACGGGGCGGTTTACGTGGTAGTGGCCGGAATGGAAGGAGCGCTTCCCAGCGTAGTGGCCGGGCTTGTCGCTCGACCCGTGATCGCGGTGCCGACCAGTGTGGGCTATGGGGCGTCGTTCGGCGGTTTGTCGGCGCTTCTCGGCATGCTGAACAGTTGTGCCCCGGGGGTGGCCGTAGTAAATATTGACAATGGTTTTGGAGCGGGTTACCTGGCGGCCATGATAGCGGAAAGCTGA
- a CDS encoding 3-deoxy-D-manno-octulosonic acid transferase: MSRTASMDGRFRRGRWGRYLERTPGTGCPRIWFHAASVGEVTGAMAPLLAVKEKNPDARLFLSVGTPQGFRFAAAGLGRAATVIPAPLDLPWVVKRALDWVSPDVYVVFESEFWPILFGVLRRRSIPSLLLNGRISRRSARNYRSLGVLFRPIFRQLSVLAMKTDEDREHAVAAGAPPERVQVLGSAKYDALLYRTRAADLEKWRRLLRIPDGSPVVVGGSLRGSECLVLLEIFARMRALRPDLVGVFVPRHLENVPRMAKWLSDRRQRFHKLSDLEAAGSRREAPVVLVDRIGVLLNLYAFGDLIFCGGTLEPVGGHNIVEPAAWGKPVFYGPHVEKVQTEHQVLAAHGAGIQVSDAGELEARWMHFLDHPDALQAKGAGARAAVGKLAGVAEAQAALILEVLKRRAAG; the protein is encoded by the coding sequence TTGAGTCGTACGGCATCGATGGACGGCCGATTCCGGCGGGGAAGATGGGGGCGCTATCTGGAACGGACTCCGGGGACCGGTTGCCCGAGAATCTGGTTTCACGCGGCTTCGGTGGGGGAAGTGACGGGGGCCATGGCGCCGCTCCTGGCCGTGAAAGAAAAGAACCCCGACGCCCGTCTGTTTCTTTCCGTGGGGACACCTCAGGGTTTTCGTTTCGCGGCGGCGGGCCTCGGCCGTGCGGCCACCGTGATTCCCGCTCCCCTCGATCTACCTTGGGTGGTGAAGCGGGCGCTGGACTGGGTCTCCCCCGATGTCTACGTGGTGTTCGAAAGTGAATTCTGGCCGATTCTTTTCGGGGTGCTTCGGCGCCGCAGCATACCGAGCCTTCTGTTGAACGGTCGGATTTCCCGCCGATCGGCCCGGAACTATCGATCATTGGGTGTCCTTTTCCGCCCGATCTTTCGACAACTGTCGGTCCTCGCCATGAAGACCGACGAAGACCGGGAACACGCTGTGGCGGCGGGAGCGCCCCCCGAACGGGTCCAGGTGTTGGGAAGCGCCAAGTACGATGCGTTGCTTTACAGGACTCGAGCGGCGGACCTGGAAAAATGGAGACGATTGCTGCGTATCCCCGACGGCTCTCCGGTTGTCGTGGGAGGCAGTCTGAGGGGTTCCGAGTGCCTGGTCCTGCTGGAGATCTTTGCAAGAATGCGCGCTCTTCGGCCGGACTTGGTGGGGGTGTTCGTTCCCCGTCACCTGGAAAACGTTCCTCGCATGGCCAAGTGGCTTTCCGATCGGAGGCAACGGTTTCATAAGCTTTCCGATCTGGAAGCCGCAGGGAGTCGCCGCGAAGCTCCGGTCGTCCTGGTGGACCGCATCGGGGTGCTCCTGAATCTCTATGCCTTCGGAGACCTCATCTTTTGCGGGGGGACGTTGGAGCCGGTGGGGGGGCACAACATCGTGGAACCCGCCGCCTGGGGAAAGCCCGTTTTCTACGGCCCTCACGTGGAAAAAGTTCAAACCGAACACCAGGTGCTGGCGGCCCACGGCGCGGGGATCCAGGTATCAGACGCCGGCGAACTTGAGGCACGATGGATGCATTTTCTGGATCATCCCGATGCGCTGCAGGCTAAGGGTGCAGGAGCCCGGGCGGCGGTCGGAAAACTGGCCGGGGTGGCGGAGGCTCAAGCGGCGCTGATCCTCGAGGTGCTGAAACGAAGGGCGGCAGGCTGA